TTGCAGCGCTGCTGGGGCagctgcagggcagggctgggcgtgCTGGTTAAGAGTGTGCTGGatggcagcctgagctgggaGGGAGGCTCAGCTTTGACACTGTACAGTCCTGTAGACTTGGGCAGTTTCCCAGCTCCCCGGCCTCAGTTtcctatctataaaatgggatgatGACAATGATAATGAAGTTCATACCTCACAGACTTGCTATGAGGTTTCCATAAGGTAGGAGACATGAACACTCAGAACTGGCCCAGCACATAATAAACCATCGGTATTTGATTGTCACCATTATGATGATTATCAGTTTATAACTGTAAACAGGGCAGGAGCAGGAGAAGGCAGCCTGCAAGGCCCTGTTACTTGCTGTGTGTTCATGTGCCCGTGAGGGCTCTGGGCCAACCAGCTCTATCACTCAGGTTCAGTCTTTAGGCCCAGGGTGCAGATGAGCCAGGCCTGCAGTCACTCCTATCCCTCGGGGCCCAGGCAGGCACTGCCCAGAAGGCAGGTGGTACTGGTTTGCCCCGTGCGCTCTGTAGTCAGATGGCCAGGTTCCAAGGAGCAACTCCTTACTAGCTCTGTGGCCTGGGCTGGTTACTCAACCTGTAAGGATAAGCACCTGGAAACAGGGCTGCTAGAATCATCCTCCTGTGTCATAGGGTCATTACAAGGATTAATTGAGGCAAACCCAAGGAAGAGGCCCAGCCCAGTGCCAGGCATGGAGGAATTTAGTCATTAGCCGTTAGGGGTAAGTCAGACCTGCAGGTTGccccttccttctctttgaaAGCGCTCAGTGCTCAAGATCTGGAAATGTCTGATAAACGCCACCATCCAAACCCCCAGACCTGGTTCCCCAATCCCTCCCCAGTGGAAAAAATGAGGGTCCAAACTTCTCCCTCTGACAGGGGAGCCCAGAGCTGGCCCACGGTGGAGGGCACCACAGCCCTCCATGTGCTCACCATGAGCACATAGTAAGAGCTATTAAATGGCAGATGTTGGGATCATCCTTGTGTCTGGTCCAGAAAGCTTTTGTGTGCTTTTCCCTGATATGCCCCTGGGGTCTCCTGGACCTTCTTCCCAAGGCTTCTGCCATCACTTTGCATGGGGGACTTGATGGAGGTCACTGCCAGACCAGAGCCTTGGTCAGTGCTGTATAGATAAAGAGAGGAGATGGGCCCTGATGCCCACCTTCTTCCAGTTCACATTGTCCGTGATCACAGGGCTGATCACAAATGGCCTTGAGGTCTACTGAGACCCTTGGATCATTTTGTCAGCTTCTCCCACAAAATGTCATTTCTGCTATTCCTGTGCTGCGGGGGAGAGTGGAAAAAGAGCACCCTGGTTGTATAGTGTTCTAAACTCtcgttcctcctcctctttcctctgttGACTATAAAACCTGAGAGGTTGATAGAATATTGATTGAAAAAATGAGAGACAGAAGAGTGAGGTGATTTGACAAAGGTCACATGGTGTTGGGCGGGGGAAGTTGATCTAAGGTCTTCTCCCTTCTGACTCTGAGCTAACTTTCTTGACGCAAAGCCAAGCTCCAATCTTTGGTGAGAAAAGAGATGGAGCTCCAGAAACTTTAAGGTTGCTGCAAAGATGGTGACAGAGGCCGCTGGTGGGCAAAGGACAGAGGACCTGGGGAAACACTGGGAGGCTCTGGGCTGGTCAGGCATCTTCCCAGGGAAGAGGATGAGGAGCATGGCCGGGGGTGgcctgtgtgtatgtgcatgtatgtttatgtgcagacacacacatatgtgtgcaaGCTCCCTGCTAGGACTGAGGCTTCTCTGCTTTTTCTGAGATGTGAGGGGGGATCAAGCCAGCTCCTGCCATTTTCATCTCTGtagatttgttttccttctgaTATATCATTGGAAGTCTCCATGTGGCCCTAGAAACATAAACTCCCAGCCTGACCGCTTTAATGCCCATCAGGGAAATGGGAAGGCCCCTAATACCATCTTTCCATTTAGGGTTCTTTTCGTAGTGTTGCATTTCCCACACGTGTGCCCCTGGGAGGTTTCTATTGGTCCCCAGGCGTCTGCACAGTAAAAATGCCCAGAGCAGAGGGCTGATTGTCTGGATCAGAATTCTGCCCTTTAGTGGAAATGTACTCCCAAGGTCAAAGGCAGCCCATTCAAGTGCCAGGTTTCTCAGGGCCATGGGTTCAGGGTTCAGGCTCCAGGCTCTCTGTGGCTCTGCTTACCCTGAGTGCTCACAAGGAAGAAATGATATCCACAGTGGGCCATGTGCTTTGTGCTTGCAGTGCCACTGCCTTCTGTCTGCCCGCAGGTCCCTGGCCCTGGGCCAGCAGTACACGTCCCTGGGCTCACAGCCCCTGCTCTGTGGCTCCATCCCAGGCCTGGTCCCCAAGCAACTGCGCTTCTGCCGCAATTACATCGAAATCATGCCCAGTGTGGCTGAGGGTGTGAAGCTGGGCATCCAGGAGTGCCAGCACCAGTTCCGAGGCCGCCGCTGGAACTGCACCACCATTGACGACAGCCTGGCCATCTTCGGGCCCGTCCTCGACAAAGGTACTATTTCGGGGCTGGGTGGGAGCGGGCAGAGGGGCTGGGTTGGGGGATGTCACTCCTCCACATCAGGGTGCCTCAGCTCTGACCCCAGGCCCCCCAGGAGAGGGCAGTAAAGCTGGTCACAACCTGCAGCCTCCAGAGAAAGTGGGCCAGGTCCCTCTCTGCAGTGACCTGGGCTTCACCCCTGCTGCCACACCTTCCCCAGGtgctgctgggggctgggtggcCTTGAGCATCTAAGATCTGAGGGCAGGCTAGAAGGCTGCCACCTTCCTGCCATCCTGGCTGGCACAGTGGGTGGCCCCAGGCTTTGATGTGAACTTTTGTGATGTTTTCCCCCAATGCCATGTTAAATGGTATGCAAATCtagctgggggagaggggtgagagCATTGCCACCCTTAGGTCCCTCTCATATAGAAAATTCTGGAGCTGAGGAAGCTGCCCAGTGCTGGTGGCATTGCATTGCCCCCAGGTGCTTCCATGTGAAGTTTCTGCTGGTCCGCATGCAAGCTGGGCATGCCCATGGATTGTAGTGGGGTTAGAGGGTGTACTGGCCTCTGGGTAACTCTCAAGCCATCTTGCAACCTGAGAGTCTCACTACTGTGCCTCACATGAGTGGGGTTCACATAACTTGTCTCTGGAACATGAAGGCACTGGGAGGATGAGGGGGGCAACTGCTTCCAAGAAGGGGACTTTGGGGCTGGCGAGTTCTGGGCTGAAGATGGGCAACTCTTTGAGCAATTACAGTGTCTAGGAATGTAATGATCCTAGCTCCTAGGAGCTGCCATTCCTTTTCTGCAGCAGCTTGAACCCTTCAGGCCATCATCAGGGCTTTGGCACCCAAATAGGTGAGCCCTGCTTTTCCTACTTTTAAAAGAGCTGCATTTACAGCTACAAAGAAAATCTGAGCGTCAGCCGGACCTAGGGAAGGGTTGAGAAGGGAGTGCCGGGGGAATAAGTAGGGGGACGCCAACCCCCGATTTTAGAGGGCAGTCCCCCTTTACTTGCGCCTCAGGTGCGTGGGGTGTAAGTCTGACCTATAGGCTATTGTCATGGGACAGAAGGGCAATTAGCGAATCAATGGATGATGATTCTGTTTACGCTTCTATTACCAAAGCTAATTATTCCTTGTTTACATAAAAGGGTTGGCCTCTAATTGGGGCCAAGTGGCGGCGGTTTGCATTTCAAACCTGATCTTGCTGGTGTGTCAGTCTCACCGCCTTCCGGTGCCCCACCTCGGGCCAGGTAGCGCTTAATCAAACAGCCTGGCGTCTAGACGCGCTCCCCAAAGCAAGACTCACCTTCTGATTGCTCTTCCCTGCGCAGGACAGTAGCCTGTGAAAACTAGGTCTCTGAACTTATTATCCCTTCACGTCTGTGTTTAACGTTTTAAATAATCGTTGTAGGTTCTGTGACTTGCTTTCATCTCTAAATTTCAAGCGGGCAGTTTTgagctgggggaggtgggtaAGATGTCACAGACACTGGGAATTTGAAGGAAGCTAAGCGGCCTGTGGGAAGAGCCCCCCCGTGCACTCGCGCTCCGCCTCTGGCGAGTGCCCCCCCCCACGCCCCCTCCCCGCTGTGTGGGCCTCCAGGGGTGATCTCTGCCCACCACTTCGAGACCCAGGGTAGCAGGAAGGCAGTCTGTTCTGGGGAGCGCATCCTCCGTGGGGATGACGCCGGGGACCGACTCCCCAGGGCTGGCCCGCCGGGGCGGGGCTGCACCTGGGCACGGGGGGCTCGGGGGTCGGCGGCCGGAAGGAGAGAGGCCGGGACGGCAGGGCGCGGGCGGTCCGAGATCGCGGTCCCCgagcggggcggggagggggcgggcggcCAGAGGGGCTTAGGCGGCTTGAAAGGGGCCCGAGGGCCGCCCCCCACCGCGCGGCCCGGCCCGCGCCCGCTGCGGCCACCGCGCCATTCACACGCCCTCTGGCCATTCGgcgcggcgcgggggcggggggcgccgCTTCAATGGGGATTTCGCGGCCGGCGCCGGGGCCGGGGGCGCGGCCCGGCCGCGGGAGCCGCCCGTTGCTACGCGGTGGCGGCCGGCCCGGCGGCCCGGGCCCGGCGGCCGCATTATGCGGGTAATGCGGTGTGACACCGAGCGAACAAAGGCGGATTGAGCGGCCCAGCGGGCCCCGCCGGACGGGGACCGGCACAGCGGGGCTGTCAGCGCCGCTCCCAGGCTaatccccgccccgcccccgccgcccccgccgcccccgccgcccccgcgtCCCCGGGGCTGGGAACCGAGCGCGGCCCCGGCCCGGGCGCCGTCGTCTCCAGCCGCGAGAGGCCGCGGGCTGGCCGGAAACGAGGCACTCGCCCTcggcgcccccgcccccgggcgCTGATGGGTGGGCAGCCCGGGCCGGGTTCGGAGCCCGGGCCGGGTTCGGAGCCCGGTCGCAGCGCCTCAGGCCTCGGCCGCCCCTGTGGCAGTCGGCCCTGGCTGCACGGGTCCAGGGCCCTGGCCGGGTCTGCTCCCACTCTCCTCCAGCCAGCCCGGGAAGGGAGACGGGGCCCTCGTCTGCAGGTGGCCCACGAGGACCCTGGGGGTTCTAAAGAGGCAGCAATGGCTACGAGGGGTTACCAGGCTCCCTCGTCTGCCGGGCTGCCATCTCCCTCTGCGCTCAGGACCAGAGCCACAGCCCTGGAAAGGAGGCATCTAGGCCAGGCCGGTGCTTTGCAACCTgcgtggccttgggcaggtcacctCCCTGCTTTGGGTTCCTCACTTGTAAGGAGAGAGATGGTTGGACTGCAGGTCTTTCAGGCCTTTGCCTCCCTAGTCGTCAATGTCTGAATCTGCAGAATGGGCCTGTAATAAGACTTTCTGCCTCGTTGAGGCAAGAGGATTAAATGGGACAAAGCACATGAAGGGCAGAATCTGGTGCATACCCAGAGGTGGTCATCATTATAATGAGGCTGAGGACACACGTGAGAAtctcttgttttcctttgttgaACCCTGGGGCAGAAGTAAGTGTAGTGCCCCGTGTCCCTCCATCCTCCCCGGAGGGGCCTGGCCTTCCCAGTCCAAAACCTTGGCTTTGTCTGGGTGGAGGACAGGAGGATGGGAAAGGGGAGGCTGAGATGCTGACCACAGCCCTCTTGGTCAGGAACTCTGGTGGCAGAGGGAGATTGTACCCATTTTATGAAGAgggtaactgaggctcagaaaaggaaagagtctGCCCAAGTGCATCCAGGTAGAGCATGGGTGGAGTTGGGTAGGTTTAGGCTGTAGGTTCCCAGACCTCCCTCCCCACAGACCTCAGGCGCTCTCAGGAGTAGGagggcccaggcccctcccagggTCTCCAGTTGGGAAGGTGGAGGGCAGGGGGGCCTGGGTCATGACAGCTCAGGGCCACATTATCTCTTAAGCAACCTGCCAGAGCTGTCATTTCTACCCCCATTTCTAACAGGCTCTGGTCTGCTGGTGTTAAAGCCCTGGGTTAACCAGcagccctgggcctcagtttactcatctgtaaagtggggaagCCCACTAGGGGCTGGGccagaaaaaagagggaaaggcATCTTggttccttccttttcccttggGGCTGGTGAGCCCTTCTTCTCAGCTGAGGAAGTTGAGGCAGAGTGGCTGCATCTCAGGACCCGGCCTGAGCAGTGCCTGCCCACGTCCTCCCCACAGCCACCCGCGAATCAGCCTTTGTGCATGCCATCGCCTCAGCCGGGGTGGCCTTTGCTGTCACACGCTCCTGTGCCGAGGGCACCTCCACCATCTGTGGCTGTGATTCGCATCATAAGGGGCCGCCTGGAGAGGGCTGGAAGTGGggcggctgcagtgaggacgccGACTTCGGGGTGCTCGTGTCTCGGGAGTTTGCCGACGCACGCGAGAACAGGCCGGATGCCCGCTCGGCTATGAACAAGCACAACAACGAGGCTGGCCGCACGGTGAGCTGCGGCCGCCCTCACCCggaccctgcccctgccctgcccctcccggTGGCCCTTGTGCATTCTGGGCTCCCTGctgtctttccttctcatttctccTTGGACTGTTCCGGGTCCCCACCTGAAATCCACCCCAGGGATGCGTCAGCCTAGGAGTGTGGTGCCCCATGGAGCAGGTACCCACCAGCCCATCCTGTGCACTTCAGCTTCCTGTGTAGGGCTGTGAGACTTGTGGACCTGGCTTTGAATTCAGCGCCCATCCCTTCCTATGATTGTTTCTTTCACCTAGGGAAAGTCACTTAagctcccagcctcagtttccccatttgttaAACAGGAATTACAATCCTTATTTCCAGGGCTTTGAGAAATGGATGTGATTTCTGCCAGTGCTTAGGGTGTGAAGGGGAGGGAAACAATGATCACCATTGTTTAGGTCCAAGCCTCAGTCCCCAGTTGGTTCTCATCCTGGCCTAGGGTAGGAATAGAGAAGGCTCCAGGGATGGGagtgggtgggggcagagtgGGAGGCTCCCAGGTGGGGTGGGTCTGGGGACCAGCTGCTGCTCCTATTCCCAGACCATCCTGGACCACATGCACCTCAAGTGCAAGTGCCATGGACTGTCAGGCAGCTGCGAGGTCAAGACCTGCTGGTGGGCCCAGCCCGACTTCCGCGCCATCGGTGACTTCCTCAAGGACAAGTACGACAGCGCCTCAGAGATGGTGGTGGAGAAGCACCGGGAGTCCCGCGGCTGGGTGGAGACCCTCCGTGCCAAGTACGCGCTCTTCAAGCCACCCACGGAGCGGGACCTGGTCTACTACGAGAACTCCCCCAACTTTTGCGAGCCCAACCCCGAGACGGGCTCCTTTGGCACCAGGGACCGGACTTGCAATGTCACCTCCCACGGCATCGATGGCTGTGACCTGCTCTGCTGCGGCCGCGGCCACAACACAAGGACGGAGAAGCGCAAGGAGAAATGCCACTGCATCTTCCACTGGTGCTGCTATGTGAGCTGCCAGGAGTGCATCCGCATCTACGACGTGCACACCTGCAAGTAGGGAGCCAGGTAGGGCGGccgggtggggaggctgggggcctTGGTGCAGGGAACTGGGTTTGCCCATCTCCTCTTCTTGACGACCTCATCCTATGTCTGAGCGATCCAGGACACACAAGTTTCCACCACCAAGGTAGGAAGCCAGGATTTCCCAAGCTTCAGTGGGTCCTTGGGCAGTGTCTTGTTGGATGACACAAAGCACAGATAATATCTGAGTGTATGCGGACGAGGCTGCAAGCAATTGATTAAAATTCGTATACAAGTTAGTAAACTGGAAGCCAGGTCAGTTTTTCACAAGGCTTCTAGCTGTCATTAGTGAGCATctgtggggccagaggagggacaCTGTGGGGTTGGAAGCTAGGACACCTGACTTCTGGTTCCAACTTTGCTCTGAACTTGTTGTTctttcacttctctgggcctcaggtttcTTACTGTAAAATGAGGGGGTTAAAACACTTGAAATAGCAGGCCAAAAAGTCTCCTGTACCCCTGGGGCAGCGTCATTTTGCATCCACCTTGAACTGAGAGGGCAGGTTTTTGCACAAGCATAACTCCTACCACTCTcaaggaggtgggtgggggaagcGGTGTAAAGCCCATATCCTGACAGATCTGAAGCCTGGGTGGAGCGGGGCGCACTCTCACCGAGTTTATGGATGgtgatggggaggaggaaggagtcaAGTTCAGAGTGACGGTGGTGAGTAATCAAGGGATCAAAGGCTGGTGGATTATGTTCCCAAGCTACTCAGAGGTGACCTGCGTGGGAGACACTGTTGCCTGGCCCTCAGGTCTATAGGTCCCCAGGATAGGTCAAGCTTGGCATGGGGTGGTCCTAGTCCTGGAGGGTTTCTAAGGCCAGAgtgctctttcttccttttttctgacCTGGGAAGGAGCTTGGTTTATCAGTTCCGAGCCCCGGTCCAGCTTTCACCATTACCACCCATGTAACTCAAATAGGACAGTCTTCACACACCTGTCTCCTTGTGGGTCATCCTCTCCAGAGGTGCCGTGAGGATCAGAGAACACTAGAGACAGTGCTGGGTTCATTGCAAGACTTGCCTGCCTGGGTCATCGCTAGCTGGGGCTGTGTCGGGGAGAGTACCTCACTGGTGATGCAATTCCACACAGGGAACCTCAGAGTGGGGGGTGCACATCTATGCTGGCAGGGCCGGGGGCGGAGTGTGGCCTCTCTGCAGCTTGGCGGGGCCTGATGTGCTGGGGAGAGCTCTGGTGGAGCGGCAACTCAGCCCATCTGGGAAGCACCTCTGTGTAGCTCAAGTTATGTCCTGGCAGGGACAGAGTCCAGGAAGACAGCAGGAGGTGCCCTTTTTCTTGGCATCTGAATAAAAGCAGTGTGGGGAGTGGAAAGAGAACAAAGCTGGTCCCAACTTCACCACTCCCCAGCTGGAAGCCCACTGTCCTCACATCTGTACAGCAGTGGTGATGACGGGATCCCAGCAGAATTTTTGAGTTTCAAGCAAGCTAGTAGATGTAAGTGCTGGTCTGAATCTAGTACTTGGCCATGAAAGTATGAAATGCCATCAGAGAGCCACGACACGAGGGCATCATAGTGCAAGGAGATGGTGTCATCACTTGGGCAGTTCACCGCTTTGCAAAATGATGGGAGGAAAGTCAGTGAATAAGAGAGAACTCCCAAGCTCACTGGGGTATAACAGGTGGAAGGAGTGTTTGAAAACTACAGTGCCACCTTCCTCTGATGTCCACTCTGGCCAGAGGCAACAGTGTCCCCACTGTCAAACAGGACAAAGCTCTGGCCATTCTGAGAGAAGGCTAAAGGGAACTCAAGAGTTTCAGAACACTAATAAACACcgagcagagcacagaggactatTGGTCTAGCCTGCCCATTGCACAGACGGGGACACTGAGCCCAGGTctctgccttcagaaagcccTGTATGTGGGTCCTGCAGAGGCCACAGCGGCAGCAGCCCAGGCCCCATCAGTGGTTCTAGGAGGCTCTAGGGTGTCACACCTCTTTTCCCCCTGAGCGGGCAGCTGAGATAAGCCATTTGCCAAGTGGGGAAGTAGGTGGGTTGGCCCTCAGTATCTAGAAAGTCCCCTGCCTGTAGCCTTAAACTGATCCTAAGAAAAATCAATACTCTCCATCAGCCTTCCATTCCCCATTTCTCAAGCAGTGGCATTTTCCTCAGTCTTGTGGAGAGCGCTACATAGATGTGGTTTCAAGATGCCGTGCCTGGGTAGATTGTGGCCCCAGGCCCACTGTATTGGGCAGTCTGAAGTCCTCATTCTGGGACAAGTGGAGAATGTGGCGCCCTTTTGACAAACACTGTTGAGTGATATTGGGCAGGTTGTTTTGCCTTTCTGAGccctggttttctcatctgtgatcTGGTCATAAGAACTGCAACCTTACAGGATTGTTGCGTGGACTAGAGGTCATGCACACAAAGAGCCCTGGCAGCAGGGTCCAAGGAGGCAGCAGAGATTCCCAGGGCAAGTGGAACTGACCTCCAAGAGCGACTTTCCCGCCGGCTCGCTGCTGGTCTGGAGCTGCAGGCACCTTCCCTGTCCTTTCATCTGCACCAACACCCTGTAGGCAAGATGGGAACGTCCAAGACAGGCTGGCAGGGACTGCATGGAACAGAGCCTTTAGCCTTTCTCTTGGCCACCCTGTCTGTCTTGACAGTGCAggtaggagagagaagggagcctCAGAGCTGGATGCCACATACTCAGGGAGAGTCCCAGTCAAAATGGCTTTCCATTAAGAGTCTTGGTCCTTCCTCATAGGGAAAACCTCTTTCCGCTGCTGGCAGATTTTGTCCAGTGTCTCAGGCTAACCGCTGATTTCCTGCCTTGCGAGTACCAGATTTATTCCTTGTTATTCAGATGCTGTGAGCGCTGTGAGCACAGTAAGCTGGAAATGGCTCTGGACAGGGTCAGGTGGTCTGGCCGACCCCGAGTCCTGGGTCTGTCACCAGCTTGCTGTGAGACTTCGGACATATCCCTTCAGTCTTGCTGAGTCTTTTTCTCCCCCTGTAGAAGAGTCTTCTACCGGCCCTGTCAGCCCTGCAAGGAGTTAGCTGAGGGTTGATTGGGAATGTCCAGGAGAGTCCTTTGAGCTTTAAATCCTTTGTGAGATGTAGATACATATATGGATGAATAAAATGTAGACACTGGTACTCCCAGCAGAAGGAATTATTCATAATTCAGTAGACTTCTGTTTGGACCGCTCGATACAAAAACAGTGTACAGGATCCTACAAAGTTGGGAATGGGGCCCTAGATCTGCACAATTTCTCCCAGTCTCTATGCCAGACAGGTTCCACACTAGGCTACATACCTGCTACTGGGCTTCCTGTTGCCCAAGCCCCACCTAGGAGGTGGGGAGGTAGGATTGGATCCCTGTGTGTAGACACTAAGGCCCTACTGCTCTGTAGGCCACGTGCCC
This is a stretch of genomic DNA from Camelus bactrianus isolate YW-2024 breed Bactrian camel chromosome 16, ASM4877302v1, whole genome shotgun sequence. It encodes these proteins:
- the WNT3 gene encoding proto-oncogene Wnt-3 isoform X2; amino-acid sequence: MEPHLLGLLLGLLLCGTRVLAGYPIWWSLALGQQYTSLGSQPLLCGSIPGLVPKQLRFCRNYIEIMPSVAEGVKLGIQECQHQFRGRRWNCTTIDDSLAIFGPVLDKATRESAFVHAIASAGVAFAVTRSCAEGTSTICGCDSHHKGPPGEGWKWGGCSEDADFGVLVSREFADARENRPDARSAMNKHNNEAGRTTILDHMHLKCKCHGLSGSCEVKTCWWAQPDFRAIGDFLKDKYDSASEMVVEKHRESRGWVETLRAKYALFKPPTERDLVYYENSPNFCEPNPETGSFGTRDRTCNVTSHGIDGCDLLCCGRGHNTRTEKRKEKCHCIFHWCCYVSCQECIRIYDVHTCK
- the WNT3 gene encoding proto-oncogene Wnt-3 isoform X1, producing MEPHLLGLLLGLLLCGTRVLAGYPIWWSLALGQQYTSLGSQPLLCGSIPGLVPKQLRFCRNYIEIMPSVAEGVKLGIQECQHQFRGRRWNCTTIDDSLAIFGPVLDKATRESAFVHAIASAGVAFAVTRSCAEGTSTICGCDSHHKGPPGEGWKWGGCSEDADFGVLVSREFADARENRPDARSAMNKHNNEAGRTTILDHMHLKCKCHGLSGSCEVKTCWWAQPDFRAIGDFLKDKYDSASEMVVEKHRESRGWVETLRAKYALFKPPTERDLVYYENSPNFCEPNPETGSFGTRDRTCNVTSHGIDGCDLLCCGRGHNTRTEKRKEKCHCIFHWCCYVSCQECIRIYDVHTCKALGTGEVCGWADSLKSYGKQDPELGSALSIRQQGIRTVARCTCGKLPGPNPPAAWEASLPLSHLKFLTPLWMVCGF